A region of Arabidopsis thaliana chromosome 5, partial sequence DNA encodes the following proteins:
- the TUB4 gene encoding tubulin beta chain 4 (tubulin beta chain 4 (TUB4); FUNCTIONS IN: structural constituent of cytoskeleton; INVOLVED IN: microtubule-based process, protein polymerization, microtubule-based movement; LOCATED IN: tubulin complex, cell wall; EXPRESSED IN: 26 plant structures; EXPRESSED DURING: 16 growth stages; CONTAINS InterPro DOMAIN/s: Beta tubulin (InterPro:IPR002453), Tubulin (InterPro:IPR000217), Tubulin/FtsZ, GTPase domain (InterPro:IPR003008), Tubulin/FtsZ, N-terminal (InterPro:IPR019746), Tubulin/FtsZ, C-terminal (InterPro:IPR008280), Beta tubulin, autoregulation binding site (InterPro:IPR013838), Tubulin, conserved site (InterPro:IPR017975), Tubulin/FtsZ, 2-layer sandwich domain (InterPro:IPR018316); BEST Arabidopsis thaliana protein match is: tubulin beta-9 chain (TAIR:AT4G20890.1); Has 23619 Blast hits to 23523 proteins in 4869 species: Archae - 36; Bacteria - 51; Metazoa - 4471; Fungi - 14157; Plants - 1545; Viruses - 0; Other Eukaryotes - 3359 (source: NCBI BLink).) — MREILHIQGGQCGNQIGAKFWEVICDEHGIDHTGQYVGDSPLQLERIDVYFNEASGGKYVPRAVLMDLEPGTMDSLRSGPFGQIFRPDNFVFGQSGAGNNWAKGHYTEGAELIDSVLDVVRKEAENSDCLQGFQVCHSLGGGTGSGMGTLLISKIREEYPDRMMMTFSVFPSPKVSDTVVEPYNATLSVHQLVENADECMVLDNEALYDICFRTLKLANPTFGDLNHLISATMSGVTCCLRFPGQLNSDLRKLAVNLIPFPRLHFFMVGFAPLTSRGSQQYSALSVPELTQQMWDAKNMMCAADPRHGRYLTASAVFRGKLSTKEVDEQMMNIQNKNSSYFVEWIPNNVKSSVCDIAPKGLKMASTFIGNSTSIQEMFRRVSEQFTAMFRRKAFLHWYTGEGMDEMEFTEAESNMNDLVAEYQQYQDATAGEEEYEEEEEEYET, encoded by the exons atgagagagatcCTTCATATCCAAGGCGGTCAATGTGGAAACCAGATCGGAGCAAAGTTCTGGGAAGTGATCTGCGACGAACACGGCATTGATCACACCGGTCAATACGTCGGCGATTCTCCGTTACAGCTTGAACGTATCGATGTCTATTTCAACGAAGCTAGCGGTGGAAAGTACGTTCCTCGCGCTGTTCTTATGGATCTGGAGCCTGGTACCATGGATTCTCTCAGATCTGGTCCGTTCGGTCAGATTTTCCGTCCTGATAACTTCGTCTTTGGTCAATCTGGTGCCGGAAATAACTGGGCGAAAGGTCATTACACCGAAGGTGCTGAGTTGATTGATTCTGTTCTCGATGTTGTGAGGAAGGAAGCTGAGAACAGCGATTGTCTTCAAG GTTTCCAAGTGTGTCATTCATTGGGAGGAGGAACTGGATCTGGAATGGGAACTCTATTGATTTCTAAGATAAGAGAAGAGTATCCAGATCGTATGATGATGACTTTCTCAGTGTTTCCTTCTCCTAAGGTCTCTGACACTGTTGTTGAGCCATACAATGCAACTCTCTCTGTGCATCAGCTTGTCGAAAACGCTGACGAGTGTATGGTTTTGGACAATGAGGCTCTCTACGATATCTGTTTCCGTACCCTCAAGCTCGCTAATCCTACCT TTGGTGATCTTAACCATCTCATCTCTGCTACAATGAGTGGTGTCACTTGCTGTCTTCGTTTCCCTGGCCAGCTTAACTCTGACCTTAGGAAACTCGCTGTGAACCTTATCCCATTCCCAAGGCTTCACTTCTTCATGGTTGGTTTCGCACCATTGACATCGAGAGGATCACAGCAATACAGTGCCTTGAGTGTTCCTGAACTGACCCAGCAGATGTGGGATGCAAAGAACATGATGTGTGCTGCTGACCCTCGTCATGGACGTTACTTGACTGCATCCGCTGTGTTCCGTGGAAAGCTGAGCACCAAAGAGGTTGACGAGCAGATGATGAACATTCAGAACAAGAACTCATCCTACTTTGTGGAATGGATCCCAAACAACGTCAAGTCCAGTGTCTGTGATATTGCACCAAAGGGTTTGAAAATGGCGTCTACTTTCATTGGTAACTCAACCTCAATCCAGGAGATGTTTAGGCGTGTGAGCGAACAGTTCACAGCTATGTTCAGGAGAAAGGCTTTCCTTCATTGGTACACAGGAGAAGGCATGGACGAGATGGAGTTCACTGAAGCAGAGAGTAACATGAATGATCTTGTCGCAGAGTACCAGCAGTACCAAGATGCTACAGCCGGAGAGGAAGAGTacgaggaggaagaagaggagtaCGAGACTTAA